The genome window TTGTGTTTAAAAAATTAAATTTTGTGGGGGGATCTAAATGAAATTACCTGTTTTAAAAATTGGGAATTTAATATCAAAGCTTCCAATAATTCAAGGTGGTATGAGTGTTGGAATTTCACTTTCAAGTCTTGCAAGTGCAGTTGCAAACGAAGGTGGAATAGGGGTTATTGGAGCTGCTGGTATAGGGATGTTTGAGGATGATTTTGATACAAATTACAGACAAGCAAATATTAGGGCACTTAGAAAGGAAATAAGAAAAGCTAGAAAACTTTCAGATGGGATAATAGGTGTTAACATAATGGTTGCATTGTCAGATTTTTCTGAATTGATAAAGGCTTCAATTGAAGAACACATAGATATTATTTTTATGGGCGCAGGTCTTGCGTTGGACATACCTGCAAAGGAAATAAAAGAGTCTGGTGTAAAGATAGTACCTATAGTTTCTTCAAAAAGGGCTGCAAGTTTAATTATAAAATACTGGAAGAAACATTATGGTATACTGCCAGATGCAATTGTTGTTGAAGGGCCAAAGGCAGGGGGACATCTTGGATTTAAAAAAGAGCAGATATTTGACCCTGACTATTCACTAGAAAAGATATTAAAAGAGGTTGTAAAAGAAATTAATGTGTATGAAAAAAAGTATGGTAAAAAAATACCAGTAATCGCAGCAGGTGGGATTTACAGTGGTGGAGATATATATAAATTTTTAAAATTGGGAGCAGATGGTGTTCAGATGGCAACAAGATTTGTTGCAACAAAGGAATGTGATGCCTCAGAAGAATTTAAAAAGATGTATGTAAATTGCAAGAAAGAGGACATTACAATAATAGATAGCCCAGTGGGACTTCCAGGGCGAGCTATAAAGAATAAATTTATTGAAGATGTAGAAAAGGGTGGAAAAAAGCCAATAAAATGCTCTTGGAAGTGCTTAAAAACATGTGATTTTAAAAAAGTACCGTATTGTATTGCAAAAGCACTTACCAATGCAAAGCTTGGTTTTTTAAAAGAAGGTTTTGCTTTTGCTGGTGAAAATGCATATAAAGTAAAAGAAATTATAACTGTAAAGGAGTTAATAAACAGGATAAAAAAGGAATTTTCAGATGCACAATTTGCCTTTTAACCCTTTACAGATCCAGAAAGAAGCCCTCTTATAAAGTACTTTCCAAGTAAAATGTAAACAACGAGTGTTGGAAGGGCAGTAATAAGTGCTCCGGCCATTTGCACATTCCATTCTACAACCTGGCTTCCTGCCAGGTTTACTAAAGCTACGGTTATAGGCTGTTTTGCAGGATTACTTGTAACAGTTACTGCAAATAAAAATTCATTCCATATGTTTGTAAACTGCCATATTATAACTACAACAAAGGCAGGTATTGAGATAGGAAATAATACTTTTGAGTAGGTTTTAAAAAAACCTGCACCATCCATATACGCTGCTTCTATAAGTTCGTTTGGAACTTCACTGTAGTAATTTCTAAAAATCAGAGAGGTTATAGGTATACCGTAAACAACATGGACGATTATCAATCCAGTTATTGTTCCATAAAGGTTAACTTTTTGAAGAAAACGAATCAATGGAAACAATACGCTTTGGTATGGAATAAACATTCCAAAAAGGATAATTGCAAAGATTATATTCACACCTTTAAATTTTACCTTTGAAAATACATAGCCGTTTAATGAGCCAAGAAGAGCAGAAACAATTGTAGCGGGGATTGTTAAATAAAAACTATTTTTAAGGTTTGGAGAAAGTTTATTAAATGCTTTTATAAGACCGCTTAAAGACCAGCTTTTTGGCAATTTCCACATATCAGAAATTCCAATTTCGCTTAAAGGTTTAAAACTTGTTGCAAGCAGTACATAAAGAGGGGTAATAATATATATAGCTATTATTATTAGAAAAAAATATGAAAAGAACTTTTTCATCTTCTTTCACCTCTCAAGTTTGTTGCAAGATATGGAATAATAACTACTGCAACAAAACATAACATAATTATAGCGATTGCTGAGCCCATTGCGTATCTATTGCTTCTAAAGGTTAATTCAAACATGTAGATAGCTGGAACATCAGTAACAAAGTTTGGTCCACTACCTGTCATTGAAAATACCAAATCAAAAATTTTCAAAGATATATGTCCAAGAATAATCATTGCACTCAAAGTAATTGGTGTTAAAAGTGGCATTTTAATCTTCCAAAAAATTTTCCATTCTGATGCCCCGTCAACTCTTGCAGCTTCTATAATATCTTCAGAAATACCTCTTAGTCCTGCAAGATACATTGCCATTGTATAACCTGAAAGTTGCCAGATAGCAGCTATAATTACTGGTATCAGTGCGACGTTGAATTTTCCAATTGAATGTGTACTTGTGTACCAACCCCACATAAGTTTTTCAAGTCCAAGTTTTGAAAGTAAAAGATTTAATCCTTGTGGATTTTGAGGTATATTACCTGGTGCAAAAATCCAGCTCCATACAGTTCCAGTTACAACAAAAGAAATTGCCATTGGAAATAGAAAGAGGTTTTGGAAAAATCTGGAGCCTTTTAATCCTTTATCTACAAGAATTGCCATGATTATACCAAGTGCGATTGTTCCAAGTAAGAAAAATAGAGTAAAAAAGAAGGTATTCCAAAGATCCGTTTGAAATCTGCTATCTTGAAAAAGCCTAATATAGTTTCTTAGGCCAACAAATTTGTATTGTCCCCTTAAAAGTGCAGAAAAACTATTCCAATTTGAAAAAGACGTTCTAACAGTCCAGCCTATAAATCCATAAACAAATATGGCAATCGCAATTATGGAAGGTGTAATAACTAAGAGTCCAATAAAAAGGTTCTTTTTTCTCACACTCTCACCTCAAAATAACGGGGCAAGATGCCCCGTTTGTTTTAATCTGTTAGATATCCATTATCTTCTGCAATCCAGAGTATTTCTTTGAATGTTTGATTTACATTTTGCTCTGTGACAAATATATTTATTGCATCCATGAGAGCTGTGGCAAATGATTCTGGAGCAGCTGAACCATGTATTATGGAAGGACAGATTGCTTTTGTAGAAAAGTCATTCATTGACCATTTTAGATATACGTCGTATTTTGACTTATCTGCATCAATTCTTGCAGGTATTGATCCTTTAATTGGATTAAATGTGTCTTGAGCCTCAACTGTTGCAAGGAACTTTAACCACTTTATAGCATTTTCTCTATGAGGAGCATTTTTTGGCAATCCGAAGGTGTCTGAAACTAGCATGAATGCATCTTGAGTACCAGGAAGTGCAAACCATCCAAAGTCAACTCCAGGCTTCCATCCAAGTGTCTTTAGATATCCTTCTGCCCAGTCGCCCATCATGTTGCAGAATGCCTTTCCCTCAAAAACCATTCTTGTTGCATCTTGCCAAGTTAGAGCGGAATGGTCTGAATTTACATATGCAAGAATGTCTTTTAGAATTGAAAGAGCTTGTTTTATAGCTGGATCATTGAATGATGCTTCACCTTTCCACAATTTGTTGTATTTTTCTGGCCCAAGTTCTGCAAGCATTATGCTTTCAAAAAGATGAAGTGATGTCCATTTGTTTTTGTCACCAAGTGCTATACCAACGTATCCCATTTTCTTAGCTTTATCAAGGTATGTCAAAAATTCTGGCCATGTTGTAGGCTCTTTTGTCATTCCTATTTCTTTTGCAATTTTTTTGTTGTAGAAAACAACATTTGCTCTGTGAACGTTCACGGGAACGGAATAAACTTCACCTTTGTAACTAACGATTTCTATAAGGTCTTTTGGAAACTTGTCATATGCACCTGTTTCTTTTAAAAGCCAAGTAATTGGTTCCATGAGTCCTGGAATTACGTAAGTATCTGTAAGTTCCATACCAGCGTGAACTTGGAAGGAATCTGGAGGATTTCCTCCTAGCATTCTGGTTTTTAACACTGCCTTTGCGTTAGTACCGGCTCCACCAGCAACTGCTGCGTTGATAATTTGAATGTCTGGATAGTATTTGTTGAAGAGATCGAACAAAGCAAGTAAACCTTCTTCTTCACCGCCACCTGTCCACCAACTAAATATTTCTAAAGCGTTTTCTGTAGCAAAGATACTAAGTGATAAAATTATTGCAAAGGCTATTATGAGAATCTTTTTCATCACTTTCACCTCCCCATTTTTTCTGGTTAATATCATTTTAACACATTTGTATGAAAATATTTTTGAGTAGATTTTCAAAGAATGAAAGAGTATTACCCAGTATTTTTAATATATTTTATGATATACAAAAATATGCTAAAATTTCGTTGAGAGAGGTGAAAAAGTATGGTATTTATTTTTTTAAATATTTTTCTTGGAGCGCTTCTTGCAAATTCAATAGCACCACTTATGCCTGTTTTTCAGGAAAAATTGAATGCGACAGTTGCTTTTTCTACTTTTATTCCAGTGGTTAACACAGCCGGCACTACAATTTTTTCATTTATTATTTCATTTTTTATAAATAAACTAGGATTAAAAAAGACTCACTTTATTGGTCATTTGTTTTTGCTGAGTTCATTGTTGATACTTTCATTCTTAGAAAGTTTAAAATTCATACTTCTTGGAGTTTTTCTTTTGGGAGCAGGGCTTTCTATTATTTTTACATCTTCCACGACTTTTCTTAGTCACTTTAAAGATCCAAAATTTGGAATTGTCCATGGTTTTTTTGGTCTTGGAGGAATATTATCACCGATGTTTGTTTCGCTATTTTTAAAAAGTGGGATATCATATAAGTATCTTTATTTGATTTACCTTTCTTTTGTTATTTTTCTTTTTATCTGGAATATGAAAATGAAATTTCCTGATATCAAGATTAATGAAGGTTCTTTTTCAAGCTCAAAGCCATATTTAAAGCCTCTTTTTTATATAACCGTACTTTCTTTGTTCTTTTATTCGGCTAGTGAAATAAGCACCGCTACTTGGGCACCTAACTTGTTTTTAAATTTTGGCTTTACAAAACAGCAAGCTGCATTATTTTTGAGTATTTTTTGGGGACTGTTTACTTTTTCACGTTTTTTAATGGATTTTCTCCTAAAATTTGTTAATTACAGGTTATATGTTTTAACGATAACTTCTTTATCTTTTATATTTCTATCTTTATTGATAGTTTTAAAAATACCCTTTTTGTTTTATCTTTTTGGTCTGTCAATGGGAGCGATTTTTCCATTGATACAAAGAAATGCTAATATAAAATTAGATAAGAGTGAAGTTGGTTTTTTAAATGGTATTACTTATTCTGCAACCGGTATAGGGTCACTTCTGTTCATTTCCCTTATGGGATACATTTCAAAATTTAGTATAAGGGCGATGTTTGTGGTACCAATAATTGGTTTGGCAGTTGTATTTTTACTTCAAAAAAATCTACGAGAATAAGAGGGTGGAAAATGAAACTTGCAATAGTTTGTGGGACAAGGCCAGAAGTTATTAAGGTTGCACCGGTTTATTTAAAAGCGAAAGAGATGGGAATTGATGTAAAATTAATTGCAACTGCACAGCATAGGCAGATGATGGATGTGATGCTTAATGTATTTTCCATCAAGCCAGATTATGATTTAGACGTAATGAGGGAAAATCAAACACTTAATTTGATTTCTTCTCGTATATTTTCTAGAATTGATGAAATTTTTGAAAGAGAAAAATTTGAATGGCTATTTGTTCAGGGAGATACTACAACTGCAATGACAAGTGCTATTGCAGCATTTAATAGAGGAATAAAGGTTGGACATATTGAGGCAGGTCTAAGAAGTAACAATTTAAAAGATCCGTTTCCTGAAGAGATGAATAGAAGAGTTATTGATCAAGTATCAGATCTAATGTTTGCTCCCACAAAAAAAGCATATGAAAATTTAAAAAAGGAAGGCTACGAAGATGAACGAATAAAAATAACAGGCAACACAGTTGTTGACGCACTGTTCTATGTAAAGAACAAATTTGACCTTGAAAAAATTAGAAAAAGTTTGGTTGATGTAAAAGAATACGTTCTTGTAACACTTCATAGAAGGGAAAATTGGGGAGAAAAGATGAAAAAAATATTGAGAGGTATAAAGAGGTTTTCAGTTGAGAAAGATATACCAATAGTGTTTCCGGTTCATTTAAATCCAAAGGTTAGGGAAGTAGTTAATCAAGAGCTGGGAGATTTTAAAAATGCAAAATTGTTAGATCCAGTAGGTTATGTTGAATTTTTGAGTTTGCTCTCTGGAGCAAAAATAGTAGCTTCTGATAGTGGAGGCATCCAGGAAGAAGCTCCAAGTTTTGGAAAATTTGTGGTTGTCTGCAGAAATACAACGGAAAGGCCGGAACTGATAGAAAGTGGATATGGAGTTCTTGCTGGCACTGAAGAAGAATCAGTCTATAAAAGTTTAATTGAAGGACTTGATAGAAAATTAGCGGTTGATAATCCATTCGGAGATGGAAAAGCATCGGAAAAAATACTATCTGCTGTGATATAATCATTTATGGGTGGTGAGACTGTATGGAGAGGATGTATGTTTTAATTGGAATTTCTGCAATCTTAATAGCAGGACTTTTATTCTTAATTTTTCCAAAAACAAGTGTTATAGAATTTTCCGGGGTTGTATTAAGAGAGATCCCGAAAAATTCTATAATTGTTGAAAAAGATCTTGCTGTAGCTGAGAGGATCAAAAAGTTATATGAAGAAGGTAATCTTTTCGTTTTTGAAGGTAGTGTGACATTACCTCAAAGAAATGAAAATGAAGCTTGGCAGCAGGCTGCAAATAAGGCAAGGCAAGAACTTGCATCATTTTTAGGTACCAAGATAACTTCTGATAGCTCTTTAAATGAAAAAATTTTTGGAGTAAGATCGGCTTTTGGATACGAGCAAGATGTGAGTGTGGTTGTTAATAATTTTGTTGTAAGTTCAAAGGTTATTGCAAAATGGAAAGTTCCTGTGAAAAATGGATTTTTTGAATACCACGTTCTTGTGTTTTATGATCCTGATTTGATCGAAAGTGTTAGTAAAAAACAGCAACAAAGTATGCAATTATACTTTGTTGTATACGATGTAAAAAAAGGTAGAGTTGTAAAAATTGAAAGAGTAGACGATATTGCACGCTACAAGGAAAAGTTTGAATTTGCTAGAAAAAATGGAAAAGTTGTTATATTTGAAGTGAGAAATAAAAAGATAATCGCAAAAAGCGATATTGAAGCTTTAAGAATTGTAAAAAATGCAAATTTTGAAGATGGAAGATACAGACTTTTATACGTCAAAAATGGTGATTATATCTATGCGTTTATTTTAAAGGGGGAATAACGTGGAACATCATATTTATGCGATATTAATTGGCTACTTTTTGGGAGCAATTCCTTTTAGCTTCCTAATTGGAAAGCTTAAAGGAATTGATATAAGGAAAGTTGGAAGTGGGAATGTCGGTGGTACTAATGTATTAAGAAGTGCAGGTGCCTTATACGGTGCACTTGCCTTTTTTCTTGATATTTTAAAGGGATATTTGGCTGTCATTTTTGTAAGTAGCTTTGGAATTAATGCAATGCTACTTTCTGGAAGTTTTGCAGTTTTTGGACATTGTTTTCCTATATATTTAAAATTTAAAGGTGGTAAAGGTGTTGCCACAACATTTGGTGTTTTTCTTGCAATAAATCCATGGAGCGGGTTGGTATTTTTTCTCATTTGGCTTTTAATAGTAATTTTTACAAAGTATGTTTCCCTTGGTTCTATAGTAGGTCTTTTAGGAGCATCAATTTTTACATTTTTTATCGGAAAAGATTATTGGGTGATTTTTCTTGCACTTGCCCTCTTTTCAACGCTTAGGCATAAGGAAAATATAAAAAGGCTTTTGAATGGAAATGAAAGAAAGACGGATGTTGTTAAATATTTTTTTGGAAAGGGGAAAAAAGATTGAAGAGATTAGTTCCACTTCTATATTTATTAGTTTCCGTTGTATCATTTTCTATTTTAACTGAAGAGCAAAGCAGGGCTTTTTTAAGTGAGGCTATAAAGCTTTGGAGCGAAGGAAAATATGCAGAGGCAAGTTTAAAAATGGATGATGCAATGACTGGAAGTATTTCTGCAAGAGAAATACCTTGGTTTTGGTATGTTAAAGCAAAGATAGATGTTTACAACGATCAAGTTGATGCAGCACGTGAGAATTTGAAAACACTTTTAACTATTACTAATATTCCAGAAATAATGGAACTGTATAAAAAGATAGAGGTTTTTAACTCCCCTGAAAATTTTGAGGTGAAAGAGTATAAACTAAAATTTGTAAATAGTGTTTCGGGGAAAGAGGGCCTTACAGAATATTTTTATTCCCCTGTAGGCCTTGCAGTAT of Thermosipho africanus Ob7 contains these proteins:
- a CDS encoding NAD(P)H-dependent flavin oxidoreductase, whose amino-acid sequence is MKLPVLKIGNLISKLPIIQGGMSVGISLSSLASAVANEGGIGVIGAAGIGMFEDDFDTNYRQANIRALRKEIRKARKLSDGIIGVNIMVALSDFSELIKASIEEHIDIIFMGAGLALDIPAKEIKESGVKIVPIVSSKRAASLIIKYWKKHYGILPDAIVVEGPKAGGHLGFKKEQIFDPDYSLEKILKEVVKEINVYEKKYGKKIPVIAAGGIYSGGDIYKFLKLGADGVQMATRFVATKECDASEEFKKMYVNCKKEDITIIDSPVGLPGRAIKNKFIEDVEKGGKKPIKCSWKCLKTCDFKKVPYCIAKALTNAKLGFLKEGFAFAGENAYKVKEIITVKELINRIKKEFSDAQFAF
- a CDS encoding carbohydrate ABC transporter permease, whose amino-acid sequence is MKKFFSYFFLIIIAIYIITPLYVLLATSFKPLSEIGISDMWKLPKSWSLSGLIKAFNKLSPNLKNSFYLTIPATIVSALLGSLNGYVFSKVKFKGVNIIFAIILFGMFIPYQSVLFPLIRFLQKVNLYGTITGLIIVHVVYGIPITSLIFRNYYSEVPNELIEAAYMDGAGFFKTYSKVLFPISIPAFVVVIIWQFTNIWNEFLFAVTVTSNPAKQPITVALVNLAGSQVVEWNVQMAGALITALPTLVVYILLGKYFIRGLLSGSVKG
- a CDS encoding carbohydrate ABC transporter permease, whose amino-acid sequence is MRKKNLFIGLLVITPSIIAIAIFVYGFIGWTVRTSFSNWNSFSALLRGQYKFVGLRNYIRLFQDSRFQTDLWNTFFFTLFFLLGTIALGIIMAILVDKGLKGSRFFQNLFLFPMAISFVVTGTVWSWIFAPGNIPQNPQGLNLLLSKLGLEKLMWGWYTSTHSIGKFNVALIPVIIAAIWQLSGYTMAMYLAGLRGISEDIIEAARVDGASEWKIFWKIKMPLLTPITLSAMIILGHISLKIFDLVFSMTGSGPNFVTDVPAIYMFELTFRSNRYAMGSAIAIIMLCFVAVVIIPYLATNLRGERR
- a CDS encoding ABC transporter substrate-binding protein, which gives rise to MKKILIIAFAIILSLSIFATENALEIFSWWTGGGEEEGLLALFDLFNKYYPDIQIINAAVAGGAGTNAKAVLKTRMLGGNPPDSFQVHAGMELTDTYVIPGLMEPITWLLKETGAYDKFPKDLIEIVSYKGEVYSVPVNVHRANVVFYNKKIAKEIGMTKEPTTWPEFLTYLDKAKKMGYVGIALGDKNKWTSLHLFESIMLAELGPEKYNKLWKGEASFNDPAIKQALSILKDILAYVNSDHSALTWQDATRMVFEGKAFCNMMGDWAEGYLKTLGWKPGVDFGWFALPGTQDAFMLVSDTFGLPKNAPHRENAIKWLKFLATVEAQDTFNPIKGSIPARIDADKSKYDVYLKWSMNDFSTKAICPSIIHGSAAPESFATALMDAINIFVTEQNVNQTFKEILWIAEDNGYLTD
- a CDS encoding MFS transporter, giving the protein MVFIFLNIFLGALLANSIAPLMPVFQEKLNATVAFSTFIPVVNTAGTTIFSFIISFFINKLGLKKTHFIGHLFLLSSLLILSFLESLKFILLGVFLLGAGLSIIFTSSTTFLSHFKDPKFGIVHGFFGLGGILSPMFVSLFLKSGISYKYLYLIYLSFVIFLFIWNMKMKFPDIKINEGSFSSSKPYLKPLFYITVLSLFFYSASEISTATWAPNLFLNFGFTKQQAALFLSIFWGLFTFSRFLMDFLLKFVNYRLYVLTITSLSFIFLSLLIVLKIPFLFYLFGLSMGAIFPLIQRNANIKLDKSEVGFLNGITYSATGIGSLLFISLMGYISKFSIRAMFVVPIIGLAVVFLLQKNLRE
- the wecB gene encoding non-hydrolyzing UDP-N-acetylglucosamine 2-epimerase; this translates as MKLAIVCGTRPEVIKVAPVYLKAKEMGIDVKLIATAQHRQMMDVMLNVFSIKPDYDLDVMRENQTLNLISSRIFSRIDEIFEREKFEWLFVQGDTTTAMTSAIAAFNRGIKVGHIEAGLRSNNLKDPFPEEMNRRVIDQVSDLMFAPTKKAYENLKKEGYEDERIKITGNTVVDALFYVKNKFDLEKIRKSLVDVKEYVLVTLHRRENWGEKMKKILRGIKRFSVEKDIPIVFPVHLNPKVREVVNQELGDFKNAKLLDPVGYVEFLSLLSGAKIVASDSGGIQEEAPSFGKFVVVCRNTTERPELIESGYGVLAGTEEESVYKSLIEGLDRKLAVDNPFGDGKASEKILSAVI
- the plsY gene encoding glycerol-3-phosphate 1-O-acyltransferase PlsY, translated to MEHHIYAILIGYFLGAIPFSFLIGKLKGIDIRKVGSGNVGGTNVLRSAGALYGALAFFLDILKGYLAVIFVSSFGINAMLLSGSFAVFGHCFPIYLKFKGGKGVATTFGVFLAINPWSGLVFFLIWLLIVIFTKYVSLGSIVGLLGASIFTFFIGKDYWVIFLALALFSTLRHKENIKRLLNGNERKTDVVKYFFGKGKKD